The Blastopirellula sediminis sequence AATACGGTTCGCCGGCCGATCGGGACAAGTCGCTGAATGTGCTGATCGATACCGCCAACATCGCCGAGAACGGCCATTACGCGACGATGTTCGCGCTGAATGCGATCGACGAACTGGAAGAGGTCGCGACTCCGCTGCTGCCGCAGGTACGCACGCTGGAAACCAAGGACAAGAACGTCCCGGGGCGAATGGCATCTTATTGCAGCCGATTGGTGGAGTACATCCTCGCCGATTGATCCGTATCCGTACGGGTTATAACGATTGTGCCGATTCCGAGCGAATTGCGACGTCATTTTTTGACCCAGCCGTGAGAGAACCTAGACTTCGGGTGATTCCCAAAGTTCCCATCCCTCTCGATCTCTTCTCGGCGATACGGCAATGACGAACACTCCGGCGAACGACCTTCTGGCGCGGTTGGCAGGCAAAAACGCTTCTTCTGACGGAGGAAGCGATCCCTGGGCGACGCTCGCCGCAACCACTCCTGCGCACGAACCGGTACAAGAATTCGAAACGGTCGGCGCGGACGAAAAGCTCGACTCGTTGCTCGATCGCTTGAACAAGATGGCGAAAGGGGGACGGGGTGAAGCGGGGGCCCTCGGCAAATCGACGTCTTACGATCGCGATGACGAACCGCTCGACGCGTTCATTCCACGCGAGCCGACCAACGCGCGTGAAGCGGGGCTGACCGATACCGAGATCGAAGCGCTCGCGCTCAAATATCTGGTTTCGCGTGGTGAAGCGAGCGGTCGACAGATTTCCGAACAACTGCGTCTGCCGTTTCTGATCGTCGAAGAGCAGTTGCGGAAGATGAAGTACGACCAGTTGGTCGTCTACAAAGATACGACGGTCGCCAACGACTACGTCTATTACCCGACCGATCTGGGCCGGGAACGAGGGAAGCGTTATTCGGAGCACTGCACCTACTTTGGCGCGGCGCCGGTGACGCTCAACGATTACATCGACAGCGTCAAAGCGCAGTCGCTCGAAAAGCAGCATCCCAGCATCGACGATCTCCGCCGTGCTTTTGAGGATCTGCTCATCAATCCCGAGATGTTCCGCCGCTTGGGCCCGGCCATCAACAGCGGCCGCGGTCTGTTCCTCTACGGTTCGCCGGGTAACGGTAAAACGAGCATTGCCGAGCGGGTGACGCGATCGTTTGGCCAGCACATCTGGATTCCGCGGGCGATCGGCCTCGACGGCGAAATCTTGCGGCTCTACGATCCGAGCAACCACGAAGAGGTTCCGTTGCCGCAAGAAAGCGGGCTGCTCAACAGCGCGAAGCTCGATCGTCGCTGGGTGCGGATCAAACGGCCAACGATCGTCGTCGGTGGTGAATTGACGATGGAGAATCTTGAAATCACCTTCAATACGACGACCGGCATCAGCGAAGCGCCGGTGCAGCTGAAAAGCAACTGCGGCACGCTGGTGATCGACGACTTTGGTCGTCAACGGATGCGGACCGACGAACTGCTCAATCGCTGGATCGTGCCGCTCGAAAAGCGTTACGACTACCTGAATATGGCGAACGGTAAAAAGATCCAAGTTCCGTTCGATCAGTTGGTCATCTTCTCGACCAACCTTGAGCCGAAAGATTTGTGCGACGATGCGTTTTTGCGTCGTATTCCGTACAAGATCGAAGTCACCGACCCGTCGGAAGGAGAATTCCGACAGCTCTTCAAGATCATGTGCCCCTTGATGGGCTTTGAGTATCGCGCGGAAGTGATCGACTACGTCGTGCAAAAGCACTATCAGACGGTCAATCGCCCCTATCGCTGTTGCCAGCCCCGCGACTTACTGCAACAGGTGCGCAACCTGTGCCTGTTCGAGAAAGAGCCGCTCGAACTGTCGCGAGAGCGGTTTGACGCCGCGGTTGAGAACTACTTCGCGGTGATGTAACGAAGTATAGGGCAGGCCGTGCCTGCCGATCTTCTTGCAAACGACATCGGCAGGCTCGGCCTGCCGTACGCGCTGGGCCTGGCAAACGCATTGTTGGGTTTCGCTGCGCTGCACCCAACCTACGGCTGAGGCGCCGGCTCTCTACTTCGGTGGAAAGCCAAAGTTCAGCGGCAGCTGCGGATCTTCTTTTTCCGCGTTGGGGTTTAGCTCTTTGAACAGCAAGCTCGGCTGAATGCCGGTATTGTTCTGGTACTTGTTGCTGACGTACTCGACGATGTCCCCTTTGATCTCGTGGTAGAAGATCTGGCAGATCGGGACGCCGGCGTAGATGCGGATCGGCTGGACGGCGAACATTTCGAGAGTCCAAAAGCCATTGAAGCCGACGTCGCCGAAGCCGGCCGTGACATGGACGAAGAGGCCGAGTCGACCGACTGACGAGCGTCCCTCGATCATCGGGACCAAGTTGTGCGTTTCGGTCCGTTCGACCGTTCGCCCCAGATAAAGCTGATTCGGAGAGAGGACGACCCCTTCTTCTGGAATCCGCAACCGCCGGACGCGATGCGGCTTTTTCATGTCGAGCACGATCTCTTCGTACACCATCAACTCGTCGTGGAGCGTCAAGTTGTAGCTGTTCGGATTGACCCGGTCGTCGTCGTACGGATCGATCTGAATATCCTTGCCGAGACGTGCTCGAATCTCATTCCCT is a genomic window containing:
- the dcd gene encoding dCTP deaminase; translation: MILSGNEIRARLGKDIQIDPYDDDRVNPNSYNLTLHDELMVYEEIVLDMKKPHRVRRLRIPEEGVVLSPNQLYLGRTVERTETHNLVPMIEGRSSVGRLGLFVHVTAGFGDVGFNGFWTLEMFAVQPIRIYAGVPICQIFYHEIKGDIVEYVSNKYQNNTGIQPSLLFKELNPNAEKEDPQLPLNFGFPPK
- a CDS encoding AAA family ATPase, yielding MTNTPANDLLARLAGKNASSDGGSDPWATLAATTPAHEPVQEFETVGADEKLDSLLDRLNKMAKGGRGEAGALGKSTSYDRDDEPLDAFIPREPTNAREAGLTDTEIEALALKYLVSRGEASGRQISEQLRLPFLIVEEQLRKMKYDQLVVYKDTTVANDYVYYPTDLGRERGKRYSEHCTYFGAAPVTLNDYIDSVKAQSLEKQHPSIDDLRRAFEDLLINPEMFRRLGPAINSGRGLFLYGSPGNGKTSIAERVTRSFGQHIWIPRAIGLDGEILRLYDPSNHEEVPLPQESGLLNSAKLDRRWVRIKRPTIVVGGELTMENLEITFNTTTGISEAPVQLKSNCGTLVIDDFGRQRMRTDELLNRWIVPLEKRYDYLNMANGKKIQVPFDQLVIFSTNLEPKDLCDDAFLRRIPYKIEVTDPSEGEFRQLFKIMCPLMGFEYRAEVIDYVVQKHYQTVNRPYRCCQPRDLLQQVRNLCLFEKEPLELSRERFDAAVENYFAVM